The genomic window tgagatcatgacctgagctgaaatcaaaagcgaaacactcaaccaactgagctacccaggtgcctttttttctggaaattttataaTTAGTGGAGAGTTCCCAACAGTTGCTCCCCTGCTTCAGAGCCTTGAGTCTTAAAGACTAAGAAATCCTAGCTAAGTTTCAGAGGCCTTATTTGCTTCTAAGAGTTGACCCTGGATTGGTTTTAAGTTTCCAGCCTGGGTAAGTCTTCCAGGGAAGGTTGATTTCCGTGGTCATCAGGTAGAATCGTTATTAGCTATCAATTCTGAGTGACAACATTTTAAGAACCAAACTGAGTGTTTGGGTTGTTGACCTCTCCCTAATATGCTTGGTATCCCTTCTACACATTCAAAATTCCTTAGACTAAAAAGTCTTGTAGCTGTAGTCTGCCTTAAGGGAAATTGTATTGTCTATAAGGTACATGGGCCTGTTTCTGCCAATAAAGTGTTCCAGTGCAtgccctgcctccttctccaaAGCATTGCTCATTGTATCTGGTGGGATTTTGGTTCCCAGGGAGTAGACACTTGCCTTGTTTCTAATATGAAGTATTAGCCATAGTCTGGAGGTCTCTGTTCTGGGTTTGAGCTCACCTTGACCCCCacctaaataaagtcttattgcTTAATCATATTATGATTGAATGTTTTTGTTCCTACAGTTTTAACTCCCTGTGTCATTATTCCTTAGTTCCTatctctgagatcatgaagtTTTTTTAACCACACagttgataactttttttttttttttccccgcaaATTGTTAtgataggggtgcctgcgtggcttattagtaggttaagcgtctgccttcagctcgggtcctgatccgaaagtcttaggattgagccccatgtcagactcccttcctcagtggagagtctgctgctccctccccccttccccgcccccatctcccaaataaataaaatctggaaaaaaagttATGATAAAAACTGAAGTGTGAGGTGAAAAAACTTCTAgggaaatgcttttattttctgcttttagaaattaaaagaatgtctacagggcacctgagtggctcagcccattaaggTCTGCCtcgatctccgggtcctgggattgagccccacatcgggctccttgctcagcatgttccctgcttctccctcaccctctgctgttccccctgcttgtgcactctctcttaaataaatataataaataatataaataaaataaagtactttgaaaaaatcaaaagactaaTTTTTGGATGCTATCATATACAACAAGTTTTAGAACAAGAAAAATTTTGATCTGATCCTTGTTAACTTTATTTCAGAAAGTGGTAAAATAGCTGTGGAATATAGACCCTGTGAAGAGATTACAGATGCCAGAACCGAAGAGGAGCTACAGGATTTAATTCAAGTATGTGGAGTTTACAGCTTGGGGGATTCCATAGCCAGGGTAGCCATAATTTAAAGCAACTGGCAGGATTTGGAAGACTTTGACAAGTACACTTAGCTTTTTCATCCTTTGGGAAATGTAAAACTCTGAAACTGCTTTTGAGTGCATGGGAATTTCTGAGGCTTTCCTTGAAGTCTTCACTCTTGGCTCTGACCCTTTCTTTGAAATTTGGCGAGCAAATTGCATCAGAGTACTTCTACCCTTGCAGACATGGGAGAGGACACAGCCTTTTAGAGCTCCCCTCAAACAGAATCCCAGGAATTTGAGAACAGGGTAACTCTGGCATTAAGTGAGATTATGCTACAGTGTTTGAAAACCATTAAGCCTTTCAAATAAGGTGTATTACCCAAATGTCAGCATCTTACACGtatctttatgaaatattttgctGAAGAACTTTTCTGTCAATCACTTATGTCATGCCCTGAATTAGGGATTAAGTCGCCAAGGTAATTTCTAAAAGAAGCTATAAATGTGCTGCATAtagaatgtcaaaaaaaaaaaaaaaaaggagcaaaggatGGGTTTCATGTCATTGAAAACTTAATTGGGGGCCAGATTTCTGATTATTTAACTCACTCCAAATGTGCAAAGTTTGTTTTGAAGGGAAgagagtgaagaaagaaaagatggttaCTTTctgaaaaaagtatttgaaggcttttttttggtgcaaaataattattttaattcagtttaaatCAAGCTCATCAAGGAAACTTCAGACTTATCCAAGTTTACACTTGGATAGAAGTCTAGCTTCTTGTGAAATGTGAGAGAGATTCCGTATTGATACTGAAGATTTCAGAAACCTGATTGTAACAATAGATCCATTCCTAAATAAGGCCTTGGAATCAGTTCCACTTAAAAACCATTATTATGTGTTAGATGCTGGGAATAAGATAAAAAGCCTTCTCTCTTAGAGTTTGCGTGCTAGGCTTGTGCCGGACGATAAACAAGGACTCaaataaaacagattataaaAAGGACTGTGAAGGATGTAAACTGGATGTTACACTATTTCAAGAAAATTGTTTGACCTGCTAACTTGAACATGTGCACATACAGGGTCAGACCTCTGAAAAGTGGTGGTGGTACTTTTTCTAGACTGACGGCTGTGTTGAGTCAAGTGGGATGAAGGAAGTTTTCCCTTGCCAGTGTAAATAGAGAGCTATTCTCTTGGTTTCAGACCCTCATTCCCAGAATAAAATCCTCACCTGCCCCCCTACCCCTGCCTTAAAACCCCTCCTATAGAAATTTTGGAGCCCTCACTGATTCAATGGTAGGTAGCCTCCTTCTAACAGAGTGGCGACTTAATACTCAGACATGCGTATTGAGAATTTAGAGGAAATGGCAACATTTTAGAATAACAACCTGTAAAATGTAACCCTTCCCTACTGCCCTAACTGGTGTTTATTCTGCAGATCAGCTACTTTTCTTGGAAGCAGGATGGCCAAGGGGAGGAAGAATGTCTCTCGGACTTAAGCTTTGAAGAGGATGAGTTCAAACCGCCAGAACTGGactagcatttttaatttcccagGATGCCAGGTCCTGTGGCTTCCTTGGGAAActgtccacccctcccccccactcccccatctCCCCTGCCTCCCGCCCAGAGCTGCTGGAGTCCGTGGCCATCCTGCCTCGCTGTGAGCATCAGGAGGTAGCTTTGCCCTTTGTAGAGGGAAGGGAGGCTTGAGCCCCGGTGATTCTGGAAAAGGGCCTCGCTCCGACCGGCGCGGTGCCCACCTGCGCCCAGCTAATAAAGGTGGCGTAAATAAAGGTGTCGTAAACAAAGGGTGGGACGtaggcgggggaggggcgcgcAGTTGCTAACTGTGTGCGCATCACGGGGCTGCCATAACGGTTCGGCTCCGCTCCGGCGCGGCGCCTGCGCCCCACTGGCCTGGGTCGCTGCGCCCCAGAGCCTCCGCATGTCATGTCCCGGCTGCGCCTCTGGGCCCCACTGCTCCTCCTCACGTGGCAACCACTGTGGCTGCTGGTCCAGGCAGCTCAGCCTCCGGAGTGGGCCCTGGACCCTGCCCAGTTGACCTCCGACTTCCTAGGGCCCGCCGAGCCCTGGTCTTCGCACTCTTCTGAACTCCCGCCCGAATCGCCCCGGGCACTTACACCCCCCGCCGAGCCGGGGGGCTTTAAATACTTGGGGTCCTCTGCTCCAGTCCAGATGTTGGCCCCGCCTAAGGAATTGACTGAGACTTTGGTTCCGTTCCCGGACACGGATTCAGTTGGCGAGCTGCCCCCAGAGGCAGATCAGGATCTGAATGACAAGCTAACCCAGCATGAAAGGCTCCCGGAGGTGGCTCCAAGGCCAGGTTGGGATCAGAATCAGACCATAGCTCTGCCTCTTGGACTCAAAAGTAAGATTAAAGTTGTAGGTTTGGATCAGGCTGAAGATCACCAATCATTTGAAATACTTGTTCCACCTCTGGATGTTCAGAGTTCAAAGCCAACACAGTTTATTGTTTCACCCCCAAACCTGGAGGAAGATCTTGTTCAGCATCGAAGGCTTGCCAAAGTCATTGTTGGAACTCCCAACCAACTTGCAAATAAAGAGCTCTTAGAACAGCTGCAGGATGATTCAGATTCCAGTATGGATATCCTATATCCTGGGGAGAACCTACCAGTGGATTTCCCGGGGCGACCAGAACAACCTCCAAATCTCCCTGAGGAGGCTGAAATTCCCCCGCTCCTGCAGGAGACCCAAAATCATCTACAGTTCCCTGAGGAGGCTGAATCTATTTTGCCTCAGGTGGAGGCCCAGGCCCAGCATCCAGAGCCTCCTGAAGAGAGAGAAACCTCTCCAGATCAGCGGCAGCCTCTATCTTCGCCTCCGGAGTTCCTTAAGGAAGGTGGAAGTTCTGTAAACCCACAGGAGGCCCCAGCTGAGCCTTCACGCACAACTGAAGAGGTTGAACCTTCTTCAGTCCATCAGGAAGCCTCAGCTCAACCTACAGAGGCCCCTGAGGAAGTAGAACCTTTGACCCCTCAGGAGGCCCCAGGTCAACCTCTAGAGATATCTAAGGAGGTGGTACCGCAACCGATAGCACATGAGGTAGATGTGCCGTCTCTCAGTCAGAATGAAGCCCAGCGGCCAAACCTCCACAACGTGACTGTTAAGCCTGTGGATCTGGCACTTACCATAACTGTAACTCAGCCTCCAGAACACACGGAGGAGGCTGAGCCATCTCCAATCCAACCAGAGGCCCCTGCTCAGCCAGCAGAGCGCCCTGAAGAGGCTGAGCCCACCTCAGTCCAGCCAGAGATCCCTGCTCAGCCTGTAGAGCTTCCCGAGGAGGCTGTGCCCACCCCAGTCCAGCAGGAGGGCCTGGTTCAGCCAACAGAGAGCCCTGAGGAGGCTGTGCCCACCCCAGTCCAGCCGGAGACCCCAGTTCAGCCTGCAGAGAGCCCTGAGGAGGCTGGGCCCACCGCAGCCCAGCCAGAAGCCATGGCTCAGCCTGTAGAGCTCCCCGAGGAGGCTGTGCCCACCCCAGTCCTGCCAGAAGCCGTGGCTCAGCCTGTAGAGCTCCCCGAGGAGGCTGTGTCCACCCCAGTCCAGCCAGAAGCCGTGGCTCAGCCTGTAGAGCTCCCCGAGGAGGCTGTGCCCACCCCAGTCCAGCCAGAAGCCCTGGCTCAGCCTGTAGAGCGCCCTGAGGAGGCTGGGCCCACCCCAGTCCAGCCTCAGAATCCTGCTCAGCCTATAGAGCTCCCCGAGGAGGCTGGGCCCACCCCAGTGCAGTCAGAGGACTTAGCTCAGCCAGCAGAGCTCCCTGAGGAGTCTgggcccaccccagcccagctggAGACCCCAGTTCAGCCCACGGAGCACCCTGAGGAGGCTGGGTCCACCCCGGCTCAGCCTGTAGAGGCCCCCGAGGAGGCTGGGTCCACCCCAGTCCAGCCAGAGGCCTCAGCTCAGCCAGCAGAGCACCCTGAGGAGACTGGGCCCACCCCAGTCCAGCTGGAGATCCCAGTTCAGTCTGTAGAGCACCTGAAGGAGGCTGGGCCCACCCCAGTGCAGCCAGAGGCCCCAACTCTAGTTCCAGAGTTTCCTATGGAGTACCTACCTCAAACTCCTGTAAATAATGAGATGCTACGTCAACCTATAAGCCACCATCCAAGCTATTTCAAGTTTGCCAGTGTTACATATAAACCTGTGGATCTGACACTTACTATAACTCCAGAGCCGGCTAAGGAGGTTGATTCTTCTACAGCCCAGCAGGAGATCCCACCTCAGTCTCTTGAGCATACTGAGGAAGCAGAACCTCCTTCAATCCAGCAAGAGACCTCAGCTAAGCCTCCAGAGGAAGGTGAGCCTTCAGGTGAGCAGGAGCAACCAGCTCAGCCTTCTGAGTCTCCTGGGGGGACTGAACCTTTTCTAACTCAGCAGGAGACCCCAGCTCAGCCTTCAGAGCCTCCCGAGGAAGCTAAGCCTTCAAGCGTACAGGAACAACCAGCTCCCCTTTCTGAGCCTAGTGGGGAATTTGAACATTCTCTGACTCAGCAGGAGACTCCAGCTCATTCCTCAGAAAATCCTGAAGAGGCAGAACatttcccagctcagcaggagatCCCAACTCATTCNNNNNNNNNNCTCAGAGAATCCTGAAGAGGCAGAACACTCCCCAGCTCAGCAGGAGACCCCAACTCATTCCTCAGAGAATCCTGAAGAGGCAGAACACTCCCCAGCTCAGCAGGAGATCCCAACTCATTCCTCAGAGAATCCTGAAGAGGCAGAACATTCCCTAGCTCAGNNNNNNNNNNCAGGAGATCCCAACTCATTCCTCAGAGAATCCTGAAGAGACAGAACATTCCCCAGCTCAGCAGGAGATCCCAACTCATTCCTCAGAGAATCCTGAAGAGACAGAACACTCCCCAGCTCATCAGGAGACCCTAACTCATTCCTCAGAGAATCCTGAAGAGGCAGAACATTCCCCAGCTCAGCAGGAGACCCCAACTCATTCCTCAGAGAATCCTGAAGAGGCAGAACACTTTCCAGCTCAGCAGGAGACCCCAACTCATTCCTCAGAGAATCCTGAAGAGGCAGAACatttcccagctcagcaggagatCCCAACTCATTCCTCAGAGAATTCTGAAGAGGCAGAACACTCCCCAGCTCAGCAGGAGATCCCAACTCATTCCTCAGAGAATCCTGAAGAGGCAGAACATTCCCCAGCTCAGCAGGAGACCCCAGCTCAGCCTACAGAGCATCCTGAGGAGGTAAAACCTGCAACCCAGCAGGAGCCCCCAGTTCCGCTTCCAGAGACTTTTGGAGAAGCTGAACCTTCTTCAGCCCAGGAGGAGGCCTCAGCTCAGCCTGCAGAACTTCCTGATAAGGCAGAATCTTCAATCCAGCAGGAGACCCCAGCTCAGTCTCCAGGAGAGATAGAACCTTCAGCAACCCTACAAGAACAACCAGCTCAGCCTCCAGAGCTGCCTTCTGGGGAGGTGGAACCTGCTCCAACCCAGCAGGAGCACGTAGCTCAACCTTTAGGGCATCAGTGGGTGACAGTTTCGCCTCTAGGTCACCATCATGTTCAACACTTAAACATTCCCAGTGTTAAACCTGCAGATGTGCAGGTCACCATAACACCACAACCCACTCCAGAGGTGGAAACTCTGCCAGTTCAGCATGAGGCTGCAGCTCAGCCCTCTGTGCCCCTTGATGTGGAACCTTTTGCAGCCCAGCATGAAGCCCCAACTCTGCCTCCACAGTCCCCTGAGGAAGCTGGACATTTGCCAGTTGAGCAGGAGACTCCAACTGATTCCCCAGAACCTACGATACAGGAGAAACTTCCAGCACAGCAGGAGACCCCAGTTCAGCATCTGGAGTATCCTGGAGAAGTTAAACCTCCCACAACCCAGCAGGAGGCCCCAGCTCAGCAATCACAGGCCCCTGAAGGAGGCAAACCATCTTCAACCCAGGAGGAGGTCCCAGCCCAACCTCCAGAgactcagggagagagagaaccatctTCATCCCAGGAGGAGGCTCCAGCTCAGTTTCCACAGACCCCTGAGAAGGGTGAATCTTCAGCCCAGGGGGAGAGCCAAGGTCAGCATCCACAGACCCCTGAGGAGGTTGTACCTTCTCCAACCCAGCAGGAGGCCGAAGCTCAGCACCCTCAGGTTCCAGAGGAGAGAGAGCCTTCTTCAACCCaacaagagaccccaaatcagtaCCCAGAGTCTCTTGAAGGGATTCAATCTTCTCTGGCCCAGTCAGAGGCCACAGTTCAGCATCCAAATCCCCTTGGGGAGGTTAAACCTTATGCAACATATCAGGAGGTCCCAAGTCAGCATCTACAGACTTCGGAGGAGGTTTACCCTTCTGCCACCCAGCAGGAAGCTGCAGCTCAGCATCCAGAGCCATCTGGTGAGGTTGAACCTTCCCCAACCCAGCAGGAGGTCCCAGCTCACTCTCCAGAGCATCATGTGGTAACAGTTTCTCCTCTAGGTCAGAGTCAAGCTCAGGTTCTGCTGTTGCCCCATGTCACTGTTAAACCTGTGGATCTGGCACTTACCATAACTCCAGAGTCCACCAATGAGGTTGAAACTTCTTTACCCCAACAAGAGGCCCCAGCTCAGTCTGCAGCGTTCCCTGGGCAGTTGGAACCTTCTTCAGTCCAGTCAGAGGCCCAAGATCAGCATCCAGCCCCTCCTGGAAATGTTGAACCTTCTCCAATCCAACAGGGAGTCCCAACTCAGCCTGAAGATCTTCCTGAAGAAAATGAACTATCCCCAATTCAGCAGGAAGCTGCAGCTCAGTATCCAGAGCCTTCTGGTGAGGTTGAACCTTCTCCGGTCCAGCAGCAAGGTCCAACCCAGCCTGAAGGTCTTCCTGAGGAAATTGGAGCTCCTCCAATCCAGCAGTGGAGCTCACCTCTGTCTCACATGCATGTTGTGGGTGTAGAACCTTCTCCAGTCCAGCATGCTGTTCCAGGTCATCATCCAAACCCCAATGAGGGGATTGGGCCTTCTCCAGTTCAGCATGAGAACCTAGCTCCGCCTCCAGAGTCCTCTACAGATGTTGTATCTCAGCCTCCAGTACATCATGAGGTGACATTCTCACCTTTAGGTCCCGGTAAAGCTCAGTATCCACTGTTGACCAATATCACAGTTAAACCTACAGATCTGGAGATTTCCATAACTCCAGTGCCAACTAAGGCTGAGCATTCTCTAGTGCAGCAGGAGTTCCCTGCTCAGGCTCCAGTTCCCCCTGAGCAGGTTGAATTTTCTCCAACCCAGTCCAAGCCTCTTTTCCAGTCTCCGGAGATCCCCAAAGATGAATCTCCTCCAGGCCAACAAGAGGTCATAGCTCATACTCCAGACCCTCCTAAGGAGGTGGAACCTGCTTCAAGCCAATGGGAGGTCCCAGCTGAGCCATCACAGACCCTTAAGGAGATTGAACCATCTGCAAATGAACATGCAGTCTCAGCTCATCCTCCAAAGCCCCCCAAGGAAGTCAAACCTGCAACCCAACTGGAGGCCCCAGCTCAGTCTCCTGTCCCCCAGCAGGCCCAAACTGTACCCCCTGAGCCCCCTAATGAGGTAGAACCTCCTCCCACGCAACTGGAGGCCCCAGCTCAGCCTCCCGAACTCCCTGAGAAGGTAGAAACATCTCCAGCCCAGCAGGAAGTCTCAGCTCAGCCTTTGGAGCCCCCTAATGAAGCAGAATCTTCAACCCAGCAGGAGGCCCTAGCTCAGTCTCCAGTTCACCAACAGGCCCCAGCTATATCTCAGCCCCCTAAGGAGGTAGAGTATTCTCCAACCCAGCAGGAGGCCCCAGCTCAGTCCCCTGTCCCCCTGCAGGCCCCAGCTATATCTCCTGAGCCCCCTAAGGAGATAGAAACTTCTCCCACACAGCTGGAGCCCCCAGTTCAGCCTTCAGAGCCCCCTAATGAGGCAGAATCTTCTCCAACCCAGCAGGGGGCCCCAGCTCAGTCCCCTGTCCCCCCGCAGGCCCCAGCTATATCTCCTGAGCCCCCTAAGGAGGTAGAACCTTCTCCCACACAGCCGGAAGCCCCAGCTCAATCCCTTGTCCCCCCACAGGCCCCTGCTATATCTCCTGAACCCCCTAATGAGGTAGAACCTTCTCCCACACAGCCGGAGGCCGCAGCTCAGCCTTCAGAGCCCCCTAATGAGGCAGAATCTTCTCCAACTCAGCAGGAGGCCCCAGCTCAGTCCCCTGTCACCCCACAGGCCCCAGCTATAACTCCTGAGTCCCCTAAGGAAGTGGAACCTTCTCCCACACGGCCAGAGGCCCCAGCTCAGCCTCCAGAGCCCCCTGAGAAGGTAGAACTATCTCCAGTCCAGCAGGAAACCCCAGCTCAGCCTTCAGAGACCCCTAATGAGGCAGAATCTTCTTCAACCCAGCAGGAGGCCCCAGCTCAGGCCCCTGTCCCCCTGCAAGCCCCAGCTATATCTCCTGAGCCCCCTAGGGAAGTGGAACCTTCTCCCACACGGCCAGAGGCCCCAGCTCAGCCTCCAGAGCCCCCTGAGAAGGTAGAACTATCTCCAGTCCAGCAGGAAACCCCAGCTCAGCCTTCAGAGACCCCTAATGAGGCAGAGTCTTCTTCAACCCAGCAGGAGGCCCCAGCTGAGGCCCCTGTCCCCCTGCAAGTCCCAGCTATATCTCCTGAGCCCCCTAAGGAAGTGGAACCTTCTCCCACACGGCCAGAGGCCCTAGCTCAGCCTCCAGAGCCCCCTGAGAAGGTAGAGCCACCTCCAGTCCAGCAGGAAACCCCAGCTCAGCCTTCAGAGCCCCCTAATGAGGCAGAATCTTCTTCAACCCAGCAGGAAGCCCCAGCTCAGGCCCCTGTCCCACCGCCAGCTCCAGCTATATCTCCTAAACCCCCTAAGGAGGTGGAACATTCTCCCACACAGCCAGAGGCTCCAGCTCAGCCTCTGGAGCCTCCTGAGAACGTAGAACCATCTCCAGTCCAGCAGGAAGCCCCAGCTCAGCCTTTAGAACTTCCTGACAAAGTGGAACCTTTTCCAGTCTCTCAAGAGACCCATTCTCAGCTTCCACAGTCTCCTGAGAAGGTGGAATCCTCTCCAGACCTGCAAGAAGCCCCATCTCTACCTCTAGAGCCCCTTAAGGAGATAGAACCTTCTCCAAACCAGCAGGAGGCTCCagctcagcctccagaaccaccTAAGGAGGTTGTAACACAACCTCCAGTCCATAAGGAGGTGATAGTTCCACCTCCAGGACAAGATCAAGCTCAGTATTCACACTTGCCCAGTGCCACTGTTAAACCTGTTGACCTGGAGCTTACTATAACTCCAGAGCCTACTACGGAGGCTGAGCATTCTACGGCCCTGCAGCAGACTCTAACTCTTCCAGAGGACCCCGCGGTGACAATTCCACATCCAGAGCATGTTCAGGCTCAGCAACCAAATTTGACTGAAGTCACTGTTCAACCTTTAGACCTGGAGCTTACTGTAACTCCAGAACCCACTACAGAGGTTGAACCTCCAACCATGCAGGAGACCCCAGATCAGCCTTCAGAGCTGCCTAAGGAGGTTGTAGGTCAGCCTCCTGCATATCAGGAGGTGACAGTTCCAACTCAAGGCCAAGATCAAACTCAACATCTATTATTACCCAACGTAACATTTCAACCTTTGGACCTGGAGCTTACCGTAACTCCAGAACCCACTACAAAGGTTGAGCATTCTCCAACCACGAAGAAAACTACAGCTCCCCCAAAGGACCTCGAAGTGACATTTGCACACCTAGAGCAGATTCAGGCTCGGCATCCAACTTTGACTGAAGTCACAGTTCAACCTTTGGACCTGGGGCTTACCATAACTCCAGAATTCACTAAGGAGACTGAACTTTCTGTACCTATGCAGGAGATCTCAGTTCAGCCTCCAGAGAAACCTAAGGAGGTTGTCGTAGCTCA from Mustela nigripes isolate SB6536 chromosome 16, MUSNIG.SB6536, whole genome shotgun sequence includes these protein-coding regions:
- the LOC132004112 gene encoding mucin-2-like encodes the protein MSRLRLWAPLLLLTWQPLWLLVQAAQPPEWALDPAQLTSDFLGPAEPWSSHSSELPPESPRALTPPAEPGGFKYLGSSAPVQMLAPPKELTETLVPFPDTDSVGELPPEADQDLNDKLTQHERLPEVAPRPGWDQNQTIALPLGLKSKIKVVGLDQAEDHQSFEILVPPLDVQSSKPTQFIVSPPNLEEDLVQHRRLAKVIVGTPNQLANKELLEQLQDDSDSSMDILYPGENLPVDFPGRPEQPPNLPEEAEIPPLLQETQNHLQFPEEAESILPQVEAQAQHPEPPEERETSPDQRQPLSSPPEFLKEGGSSVNPQEAPAEPSRTTEEVEPSSVHQEASAQPTEAPEEVEPLTPQEAPGQPLEISKEVVPQPIAHEVDVPSLSQNEAQRPNLHNVTVKPVDLALTITVTQPPEHTEEAEPSPIQPEAPAQPAERPEEAEPTSVQPEIPAQPVELPEEAVPTPVQQEGLVQPTESPEEAVPTPVQPETPVQPAESPEEAGPTAAQPEAMAQPVELPEEAVPTPVLPEAVAQPVELPEEAVSTPVQPEAVAQPVELPEEAVPTPVQPEALAQPVERPEEAGPTPVQPQNPAQPIELPEEAGPTPVQSEDLAQPAELPEESGPTPAQLETPVQPTEHPEEAGSTPAQPVEAPEEAGSTPVQPEASAQPAEHPEETGPTPVQLEIPVQSVEHLKEAGPTPVQPEAPTLVPEFPMEYLPQTPVNNEMLRQPISHHPSYFKFASVTYKPVDLTLTITPEPAKEVDSSTAQQEIPPQSLEHTEEAEPPSIQQETSAKPPEEENPEEAEHSPAQQETPTHSSENPEEAEHFPAQQETPTHSSENPEEAEHFPAQQEIPTHSSENSEEAEHSPAQQEIPTHSSENPEEAEHSPAQQETPAQPTEHPEEVKPATQQEPPETPAQSPGEIEPSATLQEQPAQPPELPSGEVEPAPTQQEHVAQPLGHQWVTVSPLGHHHVQHLNIPSVKPADVQVTITPQPTPEVETLPVQHEAAAQPSVPLDVEPFAAQHEAPTLPPQSPEEAGHLPVEQETPTDSPEPTIQEKLPAQQETPVQHLEYPGEVKPPTTQQEAPAQQSQAPEGGKPSSTQEEVPAQPPETQGEREPSSSQEEAPAQFPQTPEKGESSAQGESQEHHVVTVSPLGQSQAQVLLLPHVTVKPVDLALTITPESTNEVEPSPVQQQGPTQPEGLPEEIGAPPIQQWSSPLSHMHVVGVEPSPVQHAVPGHHPNPNEGIGPSPVQHENLAPPPESSTDVVSQPPVHHEVTFSPLGPGKAQYPLLTNITVKPTDLEISITPVPTKAEHSLVQQEFPAQAPVPPEQVEFSPTQSKPLFQSPEIPKDESPPGQQEVIAHTPDPPKEVEPASSQWEVPAEPSQTLKEIEPSANEHAVSAHPPKPPKEVKPATQLEAPAQSPVPQQAQTVPPEPPNEVEPPPTQLEAPAQPPELPEKVETSPAQQEVSAQPLEPPNEAESSTQQEALAQSPVHQQAPAISQPPKEVEYSPTQQEAPAQSPVPLQAPAISPEPPKEIETSPTQLEPPVQPSEPPNEAESSPTQQGAPAQSPVPPQAPAISPEPPKEVEPSPTQPEAPAQSLVPPQAPAISPEPPNEVEPSPTQPEAAAQPSEPPNEAESSPTQQEAPAQSPVTPQAPAITPESPKEVEPSPTRPEAPAQPPEPPEKVELSPVQQETPAQPSETPNEAESSSTQQEAPAQAPVPLQAPAISPEPPREVEPSPTRPEAPAQPPEPPEKVELSPVQQETPAQPSETPNEAESSSTQQEAPAEAPVPLQVPAISPEPPKEVEPSPTRPEALAQPPEPPEKVEPPPVQQETPAQPSEPPNEAESSSTQQEAPAQAPVPPPAPAISPKPPKEVEHSPTQPEAPAQPLEPPENVEPSPVQQEAPAQPLELPDKVEPFPVSQETHSQLPQSPEKVESSPDLQEAPSLPLEPLKEIEPSPNQQEAPAQPPEPPKEVVTQPPVHKEVIVPPPGQDQAQYSHLPSATVKPVDLELTITPEPTTEAEHSTALQQTLTLPEDPAVTIPHPEHVQAQQPNLTEVTVQPLDLELTVTPEPTTEVEPPTMQETPDQPSELPKEVVGQPPAYQEVTVPTQGQDQTQHLLLPNVTFQPLDLELTVTPEPTTKVEHSPTTKKTTAPPKDLEVTFAHLEQIQARHPTLTEVTVQPLDLGLTITPEFTKETELSVPMQEISVQPPEKPKEVVVAQSPVYQEETVPTPGQDQAQHPSSPNVTVQPLDLELTVSPEPTTEVQHSTTLKKTTAPPKDLEVTFAHSEQVQSHRPTLNKVTVKPLDLELTATPESTTEVELSSAIRETPDQPPEPPKELVSQPPMYQEAVVPTPRQDQAKHLWSSNVTVQPLDLEITITPESTTEVKQSTTMQQQQTTTPPKDLEVTYPQSEQVQVQHPTLNKVTVKPLDLGLTITTERMTETETTSPTMQETPTQPPELPKEIVVQYPFHQEATAPTPSKDQAQHPVSASITFHHEDLVLTITPEPITEAEHSTNMKKTTPSPKDLEVTLAHPEQVQSQHPNLTEVTVPPMDLEITVTAGSNMEVEPSPTMQETPTQPPELPKEIVIQYPFHEEVTTPTPSKDQGQHPVSPRVTFHREDLGPTITPEPTTEAEYSTTTKKTTTPPPKDHEVTLAHPEHVQSQHPNLTETTVLPVDLEITVSPQPESSETVFPPTTQHSLVHFVKYTPEKARTALTEPPEENATMNINICELCTCKDETLSCTGFSPKQRLRRVPVPEPNTYNGTFTILNFQGNSISYIDENIWKAYRWAEKLILSENSLTELHKDSFEGLLSLQYLDLSCNKIQSIERRTFEPLPFLQFINLGCNLLTELSFGTFQAWHGMQFLHKLILNRNPLTTVEDSYLFKLPALKYLDMGTTQVTLSTIESILMMTLELEKLILPSRMACCLCQFKNNIEVVCKTVKLHCDSECMTNATHCDEEVSIRNTEGSFMKVLKARKKSTSTELTIEPEKASSDKNSVSLAFINEQLDFNDESDVISALNYILPYFSEGNLEDVESTLLPFIKLLFSNVQDGDKPTGPLTNNTGSLSLKPGPNNSTYKNKLKKLYFLENLLDAEIQEKIDEVKKKEKIAMLIHSGLFGPKFKRQIFPKKLETAQAQEESLAKAEHVGKKMLRVKKVIKGPKGLRKRYFKELRRQRNQKKQNAQPFVENVAKERRLGRPSTRELEQLHMAQRPKKLVGDSFNTEPSFIKEHKAAVSSFLKQYSLGRPPASTAPKSLPEVKNKSKDLTYTIFVLEDANARVKNLKAPRPVSHSGKKYIFHKPHSRVVHREPKAKRNRKFKKKSPLRNILMLAKRPPFSAVRSLINSPSRGAFSSSGEMSSQENPFPELFTLSEPLRENTTVENTTTQNVFEETVPEQTLPEFRNHENLPRAHSAATRDNFMPTVKQTNETQWEYHNMGTELPPKSTEFTVSKHSATGDLFEIQLNQQLRSLIPNNDVRRLISHVIRTLKMDCSETHVQLACAKLISRTGLLMKLLSEQQEVKVSKAEWDTDQWKTENYINESTEVQSEQKGQESSELTKEVPGYGYNNKLILAISVTVVVMILIIVFCLIEIYSHRTASEEGKEGNSRGFFRSLLRKRCSSENENQEGFFWRRRPLWLRDMYRPLNATRKKNMAQKLHDKDSSDEDEIFNKEPGEKSEATAEKTQATDSTAEELGEESETAAETVTE